Proteins from a genomic interval of Zingiber officinale cultivar Zhangliang chromosome 1B, Zo_v1.1, whole genome shotgun sequence:
- the LOC122038973 gene encoding uncharacterized protein LOC122038973, whose product MTIDPIETKLDVLESNESGGGDDDDDFSMEGKSQKMLNVVEKVESLMLPKFKRKTQSTKHLWTKQEEVTLVDCLIELSKDSTWKSENGFRIWYFVHLEKLVAAKLPSSSLKATPHIDSRYKLLKRRFHAITKMLNRSSGFGWNDVVKCIITTKDVFNDWVKRHPTTIGLRNKEFPYHDDLMFVWGKDHATGANAETPVDAVEEINLCDEEFDTFNAETHAECYKGEESNDVNQAIRKSETPDSSICPSNKKLTTRKRKGKIDDVLGDLVGEIHKYVIVVNEANEEMKGISTYFKKQTESSDRKMKIYDELIELSEFSGQEIMDVGEYILKDEYNVENFFALPKTFRRNYVVKQLNEIHPK is encoded by the exons ATGACAATTGATCCGATAGAGACTAAGCTTGATGTCCTTGAGTCAAATGaaagtggtggtggtgatgatgatgatgat ttttcaaTGGAAGGAAAGAGCCAAAAGATGTTAAACGTAGTTGAAAAAGTAGAAAGTTTAATGCTACCGAAGTTCAAAAGAAAAACTCAAAGCACCAAACACTTATGGACAAAACAAGAGGAAGTAACATTAGTTGATTGCCTTATTGAGTTGAGCAAAGATTCAACTTGGAAGAGCGAGAATGGTTTTCGAATTTGGTACTTCGTGCATTTGGAGAAACTCGTGGCTGCTAAATTGCCATCAAGCAGTTTGAAGGCTACTCCTCATATTGATTCAAGGTACAAGCTACTGAAGAGACGGTTCCATGCTATCACCAAGATGTTGAATCGTAGCAGTGGATTTGGGTGGAATGATGTTGTAAAGTGTATCATTACAACAAAAGATGTCTTTAATGATTGGGTTAAG aGGCATCCGACTACTATTGGTTTAAGGAACAAAGAGTTCCCCTACCATGATGACTTGATGTTTGTGTGGGGGAAAGATCATGCCACAGGAGCTAATGCAGAAACCCCTGTTGATGCAGTAGAAGAGATAAATTTATGTGATGAAGAATTTGACACATTTAATGCAGAAACCCACGCTGAATGTTACAAAGGTGAAGAATCTAATGATGTCAACCAAGCAATAAGAAAATCTGAGACTCCAGATTCATCAATTTGTCCGTCAAATAAGAAGTTAACCACTAGAAAGAGAAAAGGGAAGATTGATGATGTTTTAGGTGACTTGGTGGGAGAGATTCATAAATATGTTATTGTTGTTAATGAGGCTAATGAGGAGATGAAGGGAATTTCCACCTACTTTAAGAAACAAACTGAGAGTAGTGATAGAAAAATGAAGATATATGATGAGTTAATAGAACTTTCTGAATTCTCTGGACAAGAAATTATGGATGTTGGGGAGTATATTCTCAAGGATGAATACAATGTTGAAAACTTCTTCGCATTGCCAAAGacatttaggagaaattatgtgGTGAAGCAGCTCAATGAAATCCATCCAAAATGA
- the LOC121967850 gene encoding pentatricopeptide repeat-containing protein At2g13600-like: MQSTFPGFSANSMCIAPAAAIAGFLSCIEQCLATRNLKLSVCLHAGLIKSAFNRHTLLGNRLVELYSKFRSLRCAESAFHDLPFKNHQSYNIMLAAYCRTGRIDLAHQLFDRLPDQHLVSYNTMILSLARQGFHRQALDLFRRMLKHFVVMDEFTVVSVCAACTGLGFLKSLRQLHASVIVSGLEFNLIMSNVMIDSYGKCGDVDSSQHVFDQMERRDVVTWTSLVAAYTSARRLQEARAVFFSMPERNTVSWTSLISGYEQNKEEEAALELFEQMMAKGVVPNPFTVVSVLSACASLGFTERGRQVHGFIFRRCIGLDTFNVFVSNALIDMYAKCGNMVSAASLFHWMPKHDIVSWNSIITGYAQNGHGKQSLDVFEKMVTEGVRPNHVTFLGVLSACSHAGFVSEGCRILCLMEKEYGVCPRDEHFAAFIDALGRKCQIKEAMDFIECLSCEFVPASVATWGALLGACRVHGNLEIAKRAAESLFMLDPKNGARYTLLSNVYAAAGLWDDARRIKVLMKEKGLKKDPGYSWLELRNGKHMFVARDTSHYETEDIYRLLATLVDHIKDERVIVVE, translated from the coding sequence ATGCAGAGTACTTTTCCGGGGTTCTCTGCAAACTCCATGTGCATCGCTCCCGCCGCCGCCATCGCCGGCTTTCTCTCGTGCATCGAGCAGTGCCTCGCCACCAGAAACCTCAAGCTCAGTGTCTGCCTCCACGCTGGCCTCATCAAGTCCGCCTTCAACCGCCACACTCTCCTCGGCAACCGCCTCGTCGAGCTCTACTCCAAGTTCCGATCCCTCCGCTGCGCAGAATCCGCCTTCCACGACCTCCCCTTCAAGAACCACCAATCCTACAACATCATGTTGGCTGCTTATTGTCGTACCGGTCGCATCGACCTTGCACACCAACTGTTCGATCGATTACCTGACCAACACCTCGTTAGTTATAACACCATGATTCTGAGCCTAGCACGGCAAGGCTTTCATAGACAGGCTCTTGATCTCTTCCGCCGTATGCTAAAGCACTTTGTCGTCATGGATGAGTTCACAGTTGTTAGCGTTTGCGCTGCCTGTACCGGGCTGGGTTTCTTGAAATCTCTCCGGCAGTTGCATGCATCCGTCATTGTTTCTGGACTTGAATTCAATCTTATAATGTCAAATGTCATGATCGATTCGTATGGGAAGTGTGGAGATGTCGACTCGTCTCAGCACGTGTTTGATCAAATGGAAAGGAGGGATGTTGTTACTTGGACTTCATTGGTTGCAGCTTACACTTCAGCACGTAGACTTCAAGAGGCTCGGGCAGTATTTTTTAGCATGCCAGAGCGTAATACTGTTTCCTGGACATCGTTGATTTCTGGGTATGAGCAGAACAAGGAGGAGGAGGCAGCACTGGAGCTCTTCGAGCAGATGATGGCGAAAGGGGTTGTTCCAAATCCATTCACAGTGGTGTCTGTTTTGAGTGCTTGTGCAAGTTTAGGATTCACTGAGCGAGGAAGACAAGTGCATGGGTTTATTTTTCGAAGGTGCATAGGTTTGGACACCTTCAATGTCTTTGTTTCCAATGCCCTGATTGACATGTATGCTAAGTGTGGGAATATGGTCTCAGCTGCTTCATTGTTCCACTGGATGCCCAAACATGATATTGTTTCATGGAATTCGATTATAACAGGCTATGCACAGAATGGACATGGAAAGCAATCGCTTGATGTCTTTGAAAAGATGGTGACAGAGGGTGTAAGACCAAATCATGTTACATTCTTGGGGGTTCTTTCTGCTTGTAGCCATGCAGGGTTTGTCTCAGAGGGATGTCGGATACTATGTTTGATGGAGAAAGAATATGGTGTCTGCCCTAGGGATGAACATTTTGCCGCCTTCATTGATGCGCTTGGGCGCAAATGTCAAATCAAAGAAGCCATGGACTTCATAGAGTGTCTATCTTGTGAATTTGTTCCAGCAAGTGTAGCGACATGGGGAGCACTCCTTGGAGCATGCCGAGTGCATGGGAACTTGGAAATTGCAAAGAGAGCTGCTGAGTCACTCTTTATGTTAGATCCTAAAAATGGAGCTAGATATACTCTGTTATCCAACGTCTATGCTGCAGCTGGCTTGTGGGATGATGCTCGACGGATCAAAGTGCTCATGAAGGAAAAAGGATTGAAGAAGGATCCAGGTTACAGTTGGCT